DNA sequence from the Simiduia curdlanivorans genome:
CGAAATCGATAACTGAAACTGTTGGCCATAGGTGTGCCCGAGGTATCCGGTTAATAACATCACACCCTTGGAGTGAATGGCGCGGCCCAGCTCTGCCTCGCGTTCAATATCGGTTACACCTTGCTTGCCCGCATACACGGTCGCGGTAATTCTGGCAGGCGTCCCGAAACTATTATCTCCCACCGAAAACACTGTCAAACCGTTTATTTTACCAATAGCTTGCCCTTCAGTACTGATTAAAACCTGACGCTCCTTAATTTCCTCCAGCATAATTTCGCTGATACGCCCGGTCCGATTTTTTTTGTTATTGCGCGCCCCGGTAATGTGACGGCCAAGTAAACTGCCACTACTGCCTTCTTTACGCCATAAGTAGCATGCCTCATCTAACAGCTCATTCCACTGCTGAATATTGGCCGATATTTTGTGTTGATGCTCGGCGTGACGCATCGCCATCTTGGCAAGCAGAGCTACCGCCTCATCGCTGATATCCGGATAGCCATGGCGCTTACCGCGCTCGCGAATAAGTGCGGCAAAGGATTGCACGTTGGCATCAGAGGGCTGAATGTAGCGATCAAAATCCGCCAACACTCTAAACAGCTCGGCAAACTCCTCATCATACTGCTGCAAGGTGTAATAAATTTCGGGCGAACCCAAAAGCACAACTTTTACGCTCAGCGGGATTTTTTCAGGTTGCAAATTATAGCTACCACCCGGTGTCAATTCAGACATTGGATGATCAATTTGAATCTGCTGGGTTTTCAACACCAACTTGAATTGCTGCCAAATAGCTGGCTGCGTAAGCAACTTTTCCGCATCGAGCAACAAATACCCACCATTGGCTCGATGAAAGGCCCCAGCTCTTATCATACGGTAGTTGGTTTGCAAAACACCCTGGGCCATATTGTAGTCAACGGCTCCAAATAAATTTTGAAACGTTGGGTTTTGCTCATAGACGACGGGTGCGCCCTTTGAGGCATCGCGAGATTCCAAAAAATTCGGTAGAAACTTCCGCTCAAGCTGGTGACGAAACTTTCGATCATCGGGATTCTCCTCGTCTTCATTGGCCAATATATCCAACAAAGTATCGGCAATATGATCGCGAATTTCCCGCAAAAATTTCTGCACACCAAGATTATTGCTGTATTCACGCCCAAGCTCTTTTAATAATGGCCGCACCACCTGCTCGATCGTTTCATACTTCAACTTACGCAGTTGATCAACAGCCTCCCGCTTCCACACCGGCAACTCCAAAAGCTGCTCGGACAACATTTCTTCTAAATTAGCTAAGAGTTGATAGTAGTGGTTACGCTGCTCATCAGTCAGTGCGGCAAACTGCGCATCGTCGATAGCCTGCCCT
Encoded proteins:
- a CDS encoding Lon protease family protein gives rise to the protein MPTAKHSSALTPDQLTTSINAALCGEVANSQASADLRVIGHQRARDAIEFGLSMAIPGFNIFAVGDTGTGRRTLISQSLAAHAAQEPAGQEWCYINNFENSHAPQALWLNPGEGKVLTSRMNKFIDELLVLFPEVFENPSYQRKKKIIDRNFAQKYEQAIASVEQDALANNVGLYEEDGSVTFAPLVEGQAIDDAQFAALTDEQRNHYYQLLANLEEMLSEQLLELPVWKREAVDQLRKLKYETIEQVVRPLLKELGREYSNNLGVQKFLREIRDHIADTLLDILANEDEENPDDRKFRHQLERKFLPNFLESRDASKGAPVVYEQNPTFQNLFGAVDYNMAQGVLQTNYRMIRAGAFHRANGGYLLLDAEKLLTQPAIWQQFKLVLKTQQIQIDHPMSELTPGGSYNLQPEKIPLSVKVVLLGSPEIYYTLQQYDEEFAELFRVLADFDRYIQPSDANVQSFAALIRERGKRHGYPDISDEAVALLAKMAMRHAEHQHKISANIQQWNELLDEACYLWRKEGSSGSLLGRHITGARNNKKNRTGRISEIMLEEIKERQVLISTEGQAIGKINGLTVFSVGDNSFGTPARITATVYAGKQGVTDIEREAELGRAIHSKGVMLLTGYLGHTYGQQFQLSISANIAIEQSYGQVDGDSASLAEVCSLISAVTQLPIDQSLAVTGSINQHGEVQSIGGVNEKIEGFFRLCQERGLTGTQGVIIPKTNQVNLMLDDDVVHAVADGKFTIYAVDDIDQALEILLGVPAGELDAAAGYPSGSVHGQALTRLKALSALARI